In Bernardetia litoralis DSM 6794, the genomic window TTAGTTTTGCTTCCATCATAAGTGCTGGCTCATACGTACTCCATTTACTTCCTTTAAACTCTTCACTATCCGACACCATATATTCAGTTGCACCTACGGCATAAATACGCATCTGAGCAGTTCCTTCTTCTATTTTTAAAGGGTTTATAGCTACTCCCACAGCTAAAGGCTGACGGTCTAATGTATCTTTCATGCTTGCCCAAGAGTACATCACTAAGTTATTTACCATAGAGTAAGTCGCACTTTTAAGATTATTGCCTTTTTCCATAGTACGTAAATATTGAATATAATTTTCTACGGCATCTTCGTGCTTACCCAAAACTTGATATACATCACCTAATGTATATAAAATATTTGCCACCCCAGGGTTTTCCAAGCCTACTGCTTCAATCGTTTGCAAAGAAAGTTCTTTAGCTTCCACATAATTACCAACATTTAGATTGAGTTGAATCTGACTTCCTAATGCATCTAAATAACCTTTTGATTGTGTACCTTCTGTTTTTACTACTTGGTCGATATACATATTCAAATATTCTTGAGCGCTTTCATAATCATACTGTTCTTCATAGTGTTTCGCCAAGAATTTTTGATATTTTGAATCTCCAGCTTTTGCTTTTTCTGTTGCCTCTTCCAAACTTGAAAGCAAAATATTATCAAAAAACAAATCAGATTCACTACGGTCGCCTTCTTGAATAGTAAGTACTTCTGTCCCCTCTGGTAAAGCATCAAAAACTAAATGAAAATACTGTACACTCATCATCTTACATTCAATAGTACCAGCTTCTGCTGCCGTAATTCGTAATAATGGATAATTTTCTTCTCCTACTATCATTTTAAAAGCATGAATAGAGCCTTTTTCATGAAGTGTATATTCCAATCCTTCATAACAGGTTAGTTCCATTTGAAACACGGTACTGTCTGATGAAGTTTCAATTTTAGAAATGGTAATGTATTCACTATTTGTTCCTGCTACAATAGGATTATCAATTATTGTTTGAGCAGAAATAGATGAAATTACTGCCATAGAGGCTACAAATGCAAAACTTAGGGCGAAACAGCGTAAAATATTATTCATAGAAAATACGTATAAGATACTTAAAAGTGTATTAGTTTTGATAGAATGAGAGGATAGTAATAAATAATAATAGATAGTTTTCTTATGGCTACCTAAATAAATATATAATTTGACTTTAAAATTCAATGTTTATTACAAGATTTAGCAAATATAAGATACTAAATTTTCAATTAAAAGGAATGATTTAAGAATCACATCTAAAAAATTTAGAAATTCTGTTTATTTAAAACAATATAATTGATTACTTGCAATTTGACAAACATTAAGCCATTATTTATTAGAAACCTCATTTTGAATCTATAAAAATAAAACTTAGTAGATACTTTAATTGTTGTAAAATCTATTATTTTATGAATACTTATTAGAGGGTGAAAAACTGGTAATTAATTAATAACTCAATCGTTGATACTAAAACTCATACACTAACTTTCATTGACTTGCAGATTATTTGGTTTTCGCTTTACATTTTCTACTTTATTTTAATTTTCACTTTTTTTTATTTTAATGAGTTATATTACAGCCCTCAATACTGCCAATCCTTCTTTTACTATTTCTCAAGAACAAAGTGCTGATTTTTCGTCTCATTTTATGGGTAAAACCAAAGATGAAAAACGAAAAATTAGAATCTTACAACGTGCAACTGGAATAAAAAACCGTTATACAGTTCTTGAAGATTATACCAAAAAAGAAAACTTTGATTTCTATCCAAATTCTGAAAACTTAGAACCTTTTCCAACTACTTCACAACGCATGAAAGTATATGAAAAATGGGCAACAAAATTAGGTGTAGAAGCAGCAAGACCAATTATAGAAGGAAGAGAAAAAGAAATTACACATCTGATTACAGTTAGTTGTACAGGAATGTTTGCCCCTGGAATTGATATTGAACTTTTAGAAAACTTAGGTTTAAATTCTTCCACACAACGAACTTCAATCAATTTTATGGGCTGTTATGCTTCTTTCAATGCTCTCAAAGTAGCTGATGCTTTTTGTAAGGCTTATGATGCAAAAGTATTGATTGTTGGAGTCGAATTATGTACTCTTCATTTCCAAAAACAATCTGATGATGACAATCTTTTAGCAAATTCTATTTTTGCTGATGGTGCTGCTGCTGTTTTGGTAGAAAAAACTCCAAGAATCAATACAACAAATTTATTTTTAAAAAATTTTTATTGCGACCTTATTCCAAAAGGAAAACAAGATATGGCGTGGTATATTAGAGATACAGGTTTTGAGATGCGTCTTTCTTCATATATAGCTGACATTTTAGGAGGTGAAATTGAAGAAATTTTAAATAAATTAATGGCAGGATTAAATATAGATAAAAATTCAGATTCTATTTCTCAATGGGCTGTTCACCCTGGAGGAAAAAAAATATTAGAAACACTTGCGAAAAAACTTTCTATGGATAAATCAAAACTAGATGCTCCCTTCAAAATTTGGGAAGAATACGGAAATATGTCTTCTGTAACTGTCCTTTTTGTTTTAAAAGAACTTTTACACAATAAAGAAAAATACCAACTCAAGAATAATCAACTTATTCCTTCTCTTGCTTTTGGCCCTGGGCTAACTATCGAATCAGCTCTTTTTGAGTTAGTGGAAGGTTAAAAAAAACTTTTCTAAAAAAAAAATGAAATTTATTTTTTATTTTTCAAAAACGTAACAAATTGATAACTAATTATTTACATTCATTTTTTGTTGTAAGTTAAAATAAAAATCTTATTTTCTTTGAAAATAATCAATATTTTGTTTGTGTATATCAAAAATAGTTACTTACTTTGCATCGCAATAAGGGACAAATATATGTCTTTTGGAAGCAAATCAACTAAAGAGTTGGTAAGAATAATTTATAGGAAAATAGCAATTCAACACAACAAATAATAATTATTTGAAATAAAATTTTGAACTAATAAAAAATATTTGTAGTTTTGCACTCAGATAAAGAAACGAAAGTTATCTAAACAAAAATAGAGAGGTGGCTGAGTGGTCGAAAGCGGCACCTTGCTAAGGTGTTGTACTGGTAACGGTACCGGGGGTTCGAATCCCTTCCTCTCTACTAGAATTTTACAATCTAATTTATTAGATTTCAATATTCTAAAAAAAATGAGAAAAAAATTTTAAATTTATTTTGTTTTTAACAAAAAAATATTTACCTTTGTATTCTCAAAACAAACACTCAAACAGAAAGATTTAATTAAATCTCCATGTCGAGTCAGTTTAAAATCGGGATGTAGCGTAGTCCGGTCATCGCGCCTCGTTTGGGACGAGGAGGTCGCAGGTTCGAATCCTGCTATCCCGACAAAACAAAAATTGTTAGGCACAAAATTAATATTATTTTATATAATCTTACTTTTTATCTAACAATTTTTTTTGTTTTAAATATCTGGTTCCTTAGCTCAACTGGATAGAGCAACTCCCTTCTAAGGAGTAGGTTTCAGGTTCGAGTCCTGAAGGAATCACTATACTAAAGGCATATCTTAACAGATATGCCTTTTTTTTGCTTTAAAGCGTGTTTTTTGATATTTTTGCATAAAATTAAAGGTATATAATTAAGTATATATCCTTAATTTTTGTACCCTAAACTGTTCTTAATAAATTATAGGTGTTCCCAACAAAAATATATTTTATGGCAAATGCAAACATTTACATAATGGATAAAGAACCTGATAAAAAAGGTTTTTGCAAACTGATGTTTTTCTTTTCATTTAAAGGCAAGAGGTTCAAAATGTCCACAGGTGAAAAATGTCTTCCGATTCATTTTGACAAAAAAAAACAAAGGGTAAATCAAAAACACCCTTTTCGAGTAGAGGTAAACATCATTCTTGACAATTTATGTGTAAGTGCTATGTCTCATTATAAAATGAGTGTTGCTAAAGGAATTATTCCTTCTGTGCAAGAATTAAAAGAAGCGATAAAGCCTAAAACCAAAGAGGAGAATAATTTAGAAAATCAAGTATAGAATACTATTTTGAACTTCTTTATAAAAACCAAATAGCTAGAAGGTTAAAAAAAGGAACAATCGCTCCCCATACAACTCTACGAAACACAATATTAAACTACCAAAAAGAAGCTAAAACAAAAATCACTCTATCAACCTTTGATAGCATTGCTCATACCAAGTTTACAGAATATCTAATTTATGAATTAGATTTACACCCAAATACATTAGCTTTACGCAATAAACATCTAAAAGCTTTTTTTAAATTTTGTGATGAAACTTTAGAGATTCCTAATGTTAATCAGTTTTATAGAAAAATAAAAGTAAAAACAGTTGATGTTCCTAAAATACATCTTACTGAAGAAGAACTCCAAATGATTGTAAAACTTGAAGTAGGAGAAGATTTAGAAAGAGTTAAAGATTATTTCTTATTTGGTTGTTATACAGGAAGGCGTTATTCTGAAATTGATAATTTATCATATAGTAATATAACTACTAATGAACGAGGTATTAGAGTAATGACTTTTTTTGAAGAAAAGAAAATTGATAAGGGGAATGTTTCTTTGGTTTTAAATGATAAAGCAATAGCTGATAAATATCAATTCAATCCTATAAAAGCAAACGGAAAATCTTTATTGCCTAAACTGACAAATCAAACTTTAAATAAAAGAGTCAAAATACTTAGGCAATTAGCTGGTGTTAATCAACCAACTGAAAAAATACAATATATTCATGGAGTACCTCAACGTGTAGTGGTATCAAAATTTGAATTAATAACCACTCACACAGCTCGTCACACCTATGCTACTTTAAGCAATGAAAGAGGAATGCCAGTTACTGTTTTGCAAAAAGAATTAAATCATTCACGAATTGGACAAACGGTTAGTATATGGCAAGTAGGGCAGTAGAAAGCGATAAACTTTCAAGTTTGCACTGAGCCAGATCGTTGTATTTTGTTTTTATCTTATTCATTTTAAAAGCCAAATCAACGATTTGGTGGTGTTTGTAAATAGCATAGAACTTTCATTAACCACTGAACGCCCTATTTGCTATATACCGTGTTAGCACCAGTATTTATGTTGTTTTATACATATACCATCCATTACTAATTTCTCTAATCATTATTATTCTACTTGGATTCATTTTTGGTAAATCCTTTTTGTCTTTAATGTAAAAGTAGCCAACAGAATTGTCGACCATTCCACCAATTAAAAAGTTAATACAGTTTC contains:
- a CDS encoding tetratricopeptide repeat protein — its product is MAVISSISAQTIIDNPIVAGTNSEYITISKIETSSDSTVFQMELTCYEGLEYTLHEKGSIHAFKMIVGEENYPLLRITAAEAGTIECKMMSVQYFHLVFDALPEGTEVLTIQEGDRSESDLFFDNILLSSLEEATEKAKAGDSKYQKFLAKHYEEQYDYESAQEYLNMYIDQVVKTEGTQSKGYLDALGSQIQLNLNVGNYVEAKELSLQTIEAVGLENPGVANILYTLGDVYQVLGKHEDAVENYIQYLRTMEKGNNLKSATYSMVNNLVMYSWASMKDTLDRQPLAVGVAINPLKIEEGTAQMRIYAVGATEYMVSDSEEFKGSKWSTYEPALMMEAKLKSTTKTLYVRFKDNKNRLSTPFVIKIEPQE
- a CDS encoding type III polyketide synthase, giving the protein MSYITALNTANPSFTISQEQSADFSSHFMGKTKDEKRKIRILQRATGIKNRYTVLEDYTKKENFDFYPNSENLEPFPTTSQRMKVYEKWATKLGVEAARPIIEGREKEITHLITVSCTGMFAPGIDIELLENLGLNSSTQRTSINFMGCYASFNALKVADAFCKAYDAKVLIVGVELCTLHFQKQSDDDNLLANSIFADGAAAVLVEKTPRINTTNLFLKNFYCDLIPKGKQDMAWYIRDTGFEMRLSSYIADILGGEIEEILNKLMAGLNIDKNSDSISQWAVHPGGKKILETLAKKLSMDKSKLDAPFKIWEEYGNMSSVTVLFVLKELLHNKEKYQLKNNQLIPSLAFGPGLTIESALFELVEG
- a CDS encoding Arm DNA-binding domain-containing protein; its protein translation is MANANIYIMDKEPDKKGFCKLMFFFSFKGKRFKMSTGEKCLPIHFDKKKQRVNQKHPFRVEVNIILDNLCVSAMSHYKMSVAKGIIPSVQELKEAIKPKTKEENNLENQV
- a CDS encoding tyrosine-type recombinase/integrase → MHLTEEELQMIVKLEVGEDLERVKDYFLFGCYTGRRYSEIDNLSYSNITTNERGIRVMTFFEEKKIDKGNVSLVLNDKAIADKYQFNPIKANGKSLLPKLTNQTLNKRVKILRQLAGVNQPTEKIQYIHGVPQRVVVSKFELITTHTARHTYATLSNERGMPVTVLQKELNHSRIGQTVSIWQVGQ